The Rhodothermus marinus DSM 4252 DNA segment ATCAGGCCCAGCTTGAGAAAAAGACCGGCTACCTCCCGAAGCGCACCGGATGGGCTGGTGGACATCCTTTTTCCAAAGTCCTTTCCGTTATCCTGAAGATAGGATGGTTCTGCTCGGTGAAAGAAGTGAAGATTGTTCTTTGGGGGGGTCACCCTCGAAGCCACCGGTCCAGCCAGGCGAACGCGTCTTCCTGCATGCTTCGATTGAAGCGGTGGCCTTCGTCGTAGAACAGGCCCTGAAAATGCGCGGGCGCCCCGGCCCGCCGATACACTTCCTGCATGATCTGTACGGCCCGTTCCATTTCCGGGAGCGTAAACAGCGGGTCACGACGGCCGCACTGCACAAGCGCTGGAGCGGGCACCCGCAGCCCCAGCAATTCGGGGTAGTCCAGATCGCGGGCCAGCAGCGGAATGTAGAGCATCCAGGTGTGCGTGTAGCTCCGATTGCGGGCCAGATCGCGCCAGGTGGTGAGCATGCAGGTCACCACGGCGCAGCGGATGCGATCGTCCATTCCCGCCAGCAGCACGGTCTGCCACCCACCTCCCGAAAGCCCTGCGCAACCGACGCGGCGAGCGTCCACTTCCGGCCGCCTGCAGAGCACCTCGAGCGCTCCGCGCAACTCGGCCAGCAGTACGCCCGGCCAGGTCGTACCGGCCGCCAGCAGCGAACGGGCCACCATGTGTTCGTGCCACGACGCCCATTCGTTGTAGGCCCGGATTTCCTCGGCGGTCTCGGGCTCCCGGGCGGGCAGCCCGCGCCGGACACGTGGCGGCACGTCGGCCAGCCGGATGCGCCGGCTGCCGAAGGCCATCACATCGGGCACCAGCACCACGTAGCCCCGCCGTGCCAGCTCGTTCGCCCAGGCCCGCCCATCGTAGAGCTTTTCCTGATGGGCAACCATGAGAGGATGGCGCGTGCCCGGATCGACGATCTTCTCGCGCCCGAAGAATTTGTCGCCACCATGATCATGCAGGGCCAGCACACCCGGTAACGGACCCGAAGCGTCAGCCGGACGCAGCAGATAGGCCCGCGTAGGCGGTCCGAAGGGAAGCTGCCAGCGCAGGTCTTCGATGATCAGTCCATCGTGCGCAACGCGGGCCACTACCTCGGCATGGGGCGCCGCACCGACTTCCGGCATGCCCAGCAACGCCATCACCCGGGCGCGCGCCCGCCGCTGCCACGCTGCCAGATCCACGGTCTCCTGCCGGCGAAGCGACAGTCGGGGTGGATCTTCGGCCAGCGCGGCCGCCCAGTCGCCGTAGGCGCCGAGCACCGATCCGGCCGCGTCGTCATGCAGCGGGGCTTCGCCCTCCACCGAGGCCGGCCACCGGCGCCATCCCAGCGCCGCCGTGCCCAGCAGGGCTTCAAGGAAGGTGCGGCGATCCAGTCCCACGGTTTTCAGACGAGGTCTCGCCAGGGTGTCCATCCGGCCAGCACATGGGCCGGCGCATACAGCGCCGCTTCCGCCGCCGTGAGCTGCGGCCGGTCGGGATGGGCTCCCGGCCCGCTGCTGCCGTATTCGAAAAGCCGCTCACCCATCGGATCCACGCCGTGCATCTCCGTCCAGCCCTCGGGCCGAATGTGATCGTCCATGTAGCAGTGCAGAAAAACGGCGTTGCTGCTGACCAGCCCCGGCTGGTTCGAGGGATGCCAGGGACGTCCCAGCCACACCGAGGCCGGAGCCATCGCAGGCGATTCCTTCAGCAGGCGACACCGATGGAAAATCAGCCCGTAGGGACGGCTCCGGGGCGTGCTGGGTGCCACCACGTAGCCGTTGTTGGGCCGGCCGCGATCCCGCGAAATCAGATCGCAGGCTTCGAAAACGGCCGTGCCCCCGCCGAAAATGAAGTCGACATGGCCGAGAATCGTACAGTTGCGAAAATAGCTCCGGTTGCCCTCGACGAAGAGCGTGTCCTGATAGCCGCGAATCACGCAGTCGTAGAAGACGGTGCGGTCGGCCTCGCGATCGATGAGCACGGCTACGGCCTGCAGGTCGCGCAGGCTGTCCTGATAGGCCGGATAGTCGAAGGCGTTTTCCACGGTCAGATGGGCGACGCGCACCGCAGGGGCGGCAATGCGCAGCGTGAAGCTGCCCCGCGTACCGCAACGGTCGGGTTGGCGGGGCTGTGCCGAGCGGTTTTCGGCCTGCCAGCGTGCCAGCAGCGCCCGCCGCAGCGGGCTGTCGGCGCAGGGACCACCCGCCACGTCGTCGTAGGAGAGCACGGTCGTCTCCCGATCTTCGCCGATCAGATAGACGAAGGGCCGGTCGATGGAAAGCTTCTCATGGTAGCGGCCACGCCGCACGAAGATCACGTAGGGGGCGTCGTTGTCGGCCGGCACGTCGGCCAGCGCCCGGCCGATGGTCCGGTAGCGCCGCACCCCGTCCACGCGCGCTCCTTCGGGGCCGACGTAAGCCGGATCGACCACGGCGGCGTAGGTGTACGTGTCGGGCGCGGTGCGCAGGGCGCCGGTCGATGGCGTGAGGATCGCCACCCGAAGCGGCTCCCGAAAGCGCTGCACGAAGCGATCCAGATACGCCCACCAGTCTTCGACCTGGCGGAAGTCGCCGGCCGCCGTCCATCCTGCCCCGGCATAGTGCACGACGGGTTCGCCCGGACGCATGCGGCCAAGCAGCAGGTAGTGGTCGTTGGTCTCGCGCACCGCTTCGAGCCGGTCGCCCGGCATCAGGACGGCCGTGCCCAGCTCGCCGTGTCCGCCATTTTTGCGCTCGACCGGTCCCCAGACGCCCAGCCAGGTCCAGTCGTCGCGCTGCTTCCAGGCGCCCGTTACCCCTTCGCGCTTGACCAGTCCGATCGCATAGGTCAGCGGCTCGCTATCGGCCGCCCGGAAAGTCACTTCTTCCCGAAACAGATACTGTCCGGCGTCGATCGTGATGCGCCGCACTTCCGACACCTGGCGGCCGCCCACCTCCCACGGTTCGTAGTGCAGTTCCACGATGGCCCGGAGCGGACCGGCGGCCAGGATGCGGTACGACTTGAAGTTGCGGGCCGGAAACAGCCGTCCCTCGTGCCAGATGGCCGTGCCGCCGGCGCCCAGACTCTGGCCGACGGAGAAAAAGTCGGCGCCTTCGCCCGTGTCGATATGATAGGCGTCGTGCCCCTTCGCGTACCAGCGGGTGATCACCAGATCGCGCACGCGCTTGAGCCAGACGTCGATGCCGCTCGACACGAGCGACTCCAGCTGCCAGAGGCCCTGGCCGTAGGTGCGATACGCCACCCGATCGCTTTCCCAGGCCACATCGTCGCGTTGCGGCTCGTGATAGGCGAAAGCCCGGGCGGCAAAGGTCGTCTCCGGGGCTGCGGCCTCCACGCGATAGGTGCGCGCCTCGCGGGGCCAGAGGTTCACCAGAAAGAGCAGCACGTCCGGCCGCCCGTCACCGTCGTTGTCCACCACCTGGTGCGGGACCGAGCGGCCACTGGCCTCGTCACGCACGCGCACCTGCTCGGGCGTCAGGGCCGGAAGCCGCTCGGCCAGCGGCGCCCAGGCCAGCTCGACCAGCTCGTCGGGACGCGCCACATCCGAGGGATTCTCCACGCGAACGCGCACCGCTTCGGGCGTTTCGACGGCTCCGCCCAGCAGCGGAAGCAGTCCCAGCAGCAGAATCCTGCACCAGCGCATGTTCTTTCAAAGGTTAGCTCAAAATTTCAGAGAAAACTTCCTGCGGAGAGACGCTCCTGTCCGCCCGAAATGCAGACGCACGCGCCGCTCCTATCGGCGCATTCAGTGCAGGGCGCCCCCCTCAAAAGCTTCGATCTCCAGGCTGGCCAGAATGAACGGACCGACGCCCTTCGGATCGTCGCTGACGATCGGCTCGCTCAGGTAGTATTCAATTGAACCGTCCCGCTGTCGCGGCCCGCCCAGTCCGGCCACCGCGCAGATCTGATTCAGATGCACCGTGCCATCGGGATCCACCGAAACCAGGTGCTTTACAAGCCCCCGATAGCCACGCCGGGCCACCTCCAGGTATTTCGCCGACAGGTATCCTTTGCGTACTCCTTTGGCCAGCGCGTACACGAACATGCTTGAAGCGGACGCCTCCAGGTAGTTGCCCGAATAGGCGGGCTGATCAAGCACCTGGTACCAGAGGCCCGTGACCGGATCCTGCACGCGCGCCACGGCTTCGGCCAGATCCTGCAGGATCCGGATGATCGTCGGACGATCGGGATGATCTGCGGGGAGCCAGTCCAGCACGTCCACCAGCGCCATGGCGTACCAGCCCATGCCACGCCCCCAGAAGTTGGCCGAACGGCCCGTGATGGAGTCGGCCCAGATCTGCTGGCGCTTCTCATCCCAGCCATGGTAGTAAAGGCCGGTGCGCGGGTCGCGCAGGTAGCGGGCGACCAGCAGGATTTCGTGGGTAGTTTCGTCGAGGGCTTCCGCATCGCCGAACGTCACGCCATAGCGCACCAGGAACGGCCCCATCATGTAGACGCCGTCGAGCCAGAGCTGGTAGGGATAGATCTTCTTGTGCCAGAAGCCGCCCTCGCTGGTGCGCGGATGGTGCCGGAGCTGGTCGCGCAGCGTATCGATGGCCCGACGGTATCGTTCTTCGCCGGTCTGCTCGTAGAGCAGAAACAGCAGTTTCCCGGTGTTGATCTGGTCCAGGTTGTACTCCTCCTTCTCGTAGGTGCGGATGGCGCCCTCCGGCGTGACAAACCGGTCGATATTGGTGCGGATGTATTCGAAATACCGTGCGTCGCCCGTCCGGTACCAGAGTGCCTCGAAGGCGCGCAGCACGACGCCCACTTCGTAGTGCCAGCGCTCGGAGAGTAGCGGCTTCTGGCGCATGGCGGACTCGGCCATGCGGACCGACCACGGCCGCACGTCGGGCGACTGCGCCTGCGCGATCAGTCCCAGCAGACAACCCAGTCCGATTCCCAGAATTCGTCCGTACCAGCGCATGGGGCTCCGATGATTCATCGTCATGTCAGGTCTTGCAAGCAGAAGCGCCCCGGGAGCTACGGCTCCCGGGGCGTCTACCCTGTTACCATCCCCGTAAGGGCATCAGTTGGCCGGAAGAAGCAACATCTTGCGCGTCAGCACCGTGCCGCCGGCCTCCAGGCGGTAGAAGTAGACGCCGGGGGCCGCCTTCCGGCCCAGCAGGTCCATGCCATCCCAGGTGGCCGTGTAAACTCCGGCGGCCTGCCGAATGCCATCGGCCAGACGGGCAACCTCCTGCCCCAGCAGGTTGAACACGCGCAGCGTGACGGTGGCCGGCTCGGGCAGCGTGTACGTGATGCGGGTTTCCCGCGTGAACGGATTCGGATAGTTCTGATGCAGCCGGAAGGCCGTCACCGGCAGGTTGCCGGGCTGCCGCTCGATGGCCGTCAGCTCCCACTCGGCTTTTTTGTCCGGGAACCAGTTCAGGTCGCCGGCCGGGAAGCCCCTGGCCGCGCCGGTGTACGCGGGCGAATCGGTGGGATACGAAGCGTCGAACTCACGCATGAAGTACGTAACCGGCTTCCGATCGAAGTCGTGCAGTTCGCGCACAAAGCTCGTGGTGGCCTTGGTGCGGCCGGTCTGCGTCCGGTACCACTCGGCCATACGCAGCATCTTGCTGATGTAGGGCCGATTGGCGACTTGCAGATCTTCCAGTTCGATGAACGCATTGACCGAGTCGGCCCCCAGTCGGCTGTTGATGTGGTAGGAAAGCGGCGCGCCCGGCCCGATGATGTCGTTGTCACCGTCAGTGCCGTTGTCGGGGTTGCCGTCGTCGCCCGCCCCATCGCCGTACTTCGCATAGAAAGCCTCCACCGAGTCCGACACGGCCCAGTAGTTGTTCGACACGACCCACTGGGTCGTATCGTTGGGCACCGAGAAGATCCAGATCATCCGCGGTTTGCCGTTGGGGTACAGTTCGCCGTGCTCGTCGAACTCGGCCTGACGGCTGGCGTCGCTCGTGTCGGCCCCCAGCACGAAGGAATCCAGAAACAGGTTGTTCGTAATCCGCACGCTCTTACCCACCCATCCCAGGGCCAGCGTGCCGTGATACGACATGCCGTTGAGGATCGTGTTGTGGTCGAAAATCAGGTTGTTGATGGGCGCCGTGCTGGACCGGTGGCGAATGATGCGGTCCTGGAAGTTCACGAACGTGCAGTTCTGAATGAACAACGTATCGACCGACGTATCCCGCAGGTCGATGGCCTTGCCGGCCCCGAAGTTCGAGCGTCCCAGATCGCCCATGTTGGCGAAAATCGTGTTGGTAATGCGGATCACACGCGCGGCCGCCTCGGTGCGGATGTGCTGTCCCCGCGTGTTGGACATGATAACCCCGTCCATGATCAGATCATATCCCGGTGCGGTAGTACGGACGATTGTACTGGCAATGTTGACCACCTCGCTGGGATCGGCGTCCAGATACCCCACCAGCACTACGTCTTTGATCCAGACGTTGCCCTCCATGCGAATGATCGGGTCCGCCGCAAACGTACCGGTCTGGGTATTCACCACCGGATAGATGATGGCTTTTTCGCCCTCGCCTTCTTCCGTCATCAGGCGTAGGTCAAATCCACGAACGATGATGTCGTCGTTGACCAGGTAAACACCGTTACGCCGCAGCACGTACACCCGGTTGGGGTCGTTCCGCTCGCCGGTGGCCGTCGTGTCGCCGGCGATCACCTCGTTCAGATACTGCCCCGACACGTTGAAAGGCTCGACGATCAGTTCCTGCGCCCTGCTGTTCGCCGCGCCGAACAATAACAGAACGAGCAGCCCGATCCATGCACTCGTAGCGGTCCTCATAGCTTCCTCCGGTTGGTTGAAGGGATTGGTTCAGTTTTCAGAGTACCAGCCGCAGGCCGAAGTCCACGGTGGTTCCGTAGATCTCCCGATCGTTGGGCAGCCGCCAGCCCTGCACCCGGTTCAGCACAATGGTGCCCTCCTCGACGTTCGTCAGGTTGTTCACATTGAGCAGGACGTACAGGTTGGGACGAATCTGCTGGCGAAGCGCCAGGTCCCAGCGTGTGAAGCTCTTGACCACCCGGTCGTCGCGGCCATTGGGCGAAAAGCGCGTGTTGAATTCGCCCTGGTGGAACATGGAAAGCCGCGCCGAAAAGCCCCGATAGTCGTAGCCGATCGCCACGTTGCTGAGGAAGTCCGGCTGGCGCTCCAGCTTGTGCTTGCGCTCAACAAAGTGATAGCGCAACTTGGGCACACAGATGCCCGGTAGAATCTCCTCGCAGTACTCTTCGGTTTGCGTGCCCGGGATGTAGGTCTCCGATCGGATGAACGACAGATTGTAGGTCAGCACCAGGTTGCGAAGCACCCCCGGCAGAAACAGAAAGTTGGCCTGATGCTCGATTTCCACGCCCCAGACCCGCGTCGGCTTCGAGGAATTGTACGGATAGGTCAGGGCGAACCCTTCGTTCTGGAAGGGACTGGTCACGTTGATCCCCAGCCTGTCGAACAGCGAGTCGGCCGAAGCCGCATCGAAAAACGCACCATTGATCTGGTGGTACATGTTTTTGATGTCCTTGTAGAAGGCCGACACCGAGAACAACCCGAAACGGCCGTCGTAAAGCGCCACGTTCACCTCGTAATTCCAGGCCTGCGCCGCCTTCAGATCCGGGTTGCCCACGAAGAGCGAGTTGCCGGGATAGAACGTGCCGGCCTTACGGGCCACGAAGCTGGGCAGGCGCTGGTTGTAGTTGGGGCGTGCCAGCGCTTTGTAGGCGGCCAGCCGCACCGTGAGAAAATCGGTGGGCCGCAGCGTCAGGTGAACGTTCGGCAGCCAGATGGTCTCCGAAAACGTGCTACTGGTGTCTCGATAGGCCCCCTTGGGTACCGGGAAGCCGGACAGATCATCCGGCGTGTAGCGCGTGAGGTAGTCGTTGTTTTCGCGCTCGACGCGCACCCCGGCAATGAGCGAAACGCGCGGCCCGAAATGCAACGTGTTCATCACATAGGCCGCCGAGACCCGCTCGGTCAGGTCATAGAAATAAGCGTCGGCTTCCAGATTGCGCTCGAACTCCGGGTTCGTCCCGGCCTGATCCGAAAAACCGTCTCGGTTCAGATCCCACCAGGTGCGGAGCAGATCCCGATCGATCATCGGATAGAGCCGGAAGCGGTCGAACAGGTCGCGGTCCTCCGGATTGGCCCCCAGAAAGTTCGTCACCAGCAGCCGGTCGCCCACCATCTGAAGCTGCTCGAAGGGGGTGCCTGTAAAGTCCTTGGGCACGACCTGCCCATCGGCCGTCCGGACGTAGCGCGGAAACGCTTCGTTGTAATAGGGCGCCAGCAGCTCACCGCGCTCCCGGAAGCGGGTCTTGCTCCGGAACTTCCCGCCCAGCTTGAACTGTCCGGCCACTCCCCCGCCCAGCGCGTAGTCCCGCGCCAGATCCAGGTACAGCGTGGTCTCCCCTTCGCGATTTTCCTCCTCCCGATAGAACGCCGTGTAGAAGTAGGCCCGTTCGAAGTTGTTCAACGCATGGGAAATAATGCTTTCCGGCGGGCCTTTCAGCTCTTCGGGCGGGATGCGACCCATGCCGGCGATCGGATTGCCCTGGGGATCGGTGGCCGAGGGCTCCGTAAAGCTGATATCGAAGTCGAACGGATCGTGCGATTGCGACCGGGCATAGGAAGCCCCCCAGTTAAGCTGCCATCCCTTCAGATACTGCTCGCCCCGCAGCGCACTGGTGAACGTGTAGATGTTCTGCTCGCGATCCCGGGCGCCATAGAACATCTCGGAGCCTTCGGTGGGATAGTTGCGATAGTAGTCGATGAAGCTGCGCTGGGTGGCGTTGAAGACGTTGTTGAAACGAATCGTCCCCCCATCCGGCGTATCCAGGTCCAGCAACAAACTGACGCCCTGGCGCGTGCGGATTTCGTTGCGGAAGTTCAGCTCGATGTCGGAGATTTCGTAGTCCGTGCCGCCGGCCAGCCCCATATCGTAGGCGAGATCGTAGTACTCGCGACTCCGATCGCGCCGCTCCAGGCTGCCGATGAGCTGCACGCCCAGCCGCTTGCGCCAGAAGCGCTCTCCGTAGCGGGCGCTCAGATCGTACTGCCCCCAGGTCTGGTTCAGCTGATTGTAAGCGCCCCGCACATCGAAGCGAACGAGCCGCTGCTCGGGCGCTTTCCTGGTGACCAGGTTGACGCTGCCGGCAATCGCGTCGGCGTCCTTGTCGGGGGTCAACGCCTTGTACAGCTCAATGCCGGCCAGCGAACTCTGCGAGATCGTGCTCAGATCGAGGCCCCGGGCGTCCGCGTCGGTCGCGGCCAACCGCACGCCGTCGACCGTAATCGTTGTGAAGCGATCGCTCAGCCCACGCAGTACGATCTTGTTGGCCT contains these protein-coding regions:
- a CDS encoding dienelactone hydrolase family protein, which gives rise to MGLDRRTFLEALLGTAALGWRRWPASVEGEAPLHDDAAGSVLGAYGDWAAALAEDPPRLSLRRQETVDLAAWQRRARARVMALLGMPEVGAAPHAEVVARVAHDGLIIEDLRWQLPFGPPTRAYLLRPADASGPLPGVLALHDHGGDKFFGREKIVDPGTRHPLMVAHQEKLYDGRAWANELARRGYVVLVPDVMAFGSRRIRLADVPPRVRRGLPAREPETAEEIRAYNEWASWHEHMVARSLLAAGTTWPGVLLAELRGALEVLCRRPEVDARRVGCAGLSGGGWQTVLLAGMDDRIRCAVVTCMLTTWRDLARNRSYTHTWMLYIPLLARDLDYPELLGLRVPAPALVQCGRRDPLFTLPEMERAVQIMQEVYRRAGAPAHFQGLFYDEGHRFNRSMQEDAFAWLDRWLRG
- a CDS encoding pectinesterase family protein, whose product is MRWCRILLLGLLPLLGGAVETPEAVRVRVENPSDVARPDELVELAWAPLAERLPALTPEQVRVRDEASGRSVPHQVVDNDGDGRPDVLLFLVNLWPREARTYRVEAAAPETTFAARAFAYHEPQRDDVAWESDRVAYRTYGQGLWQLESLVSSGIDVWLKRVRDLVITRWYAKGHDAYHIDTGEGADFFSVGQSLGAGGTAIWHEGRLFPARNFKSYRILAAGPLRAIVELHYEPWEVGGRQVSEVRRITIDAGQYLFREEVTFRAADSEPLTYAIGLVKREGVTGAWKQRDDWTWLGVWGPVERKNGGHGELGTAVLMPGDRLEAVRETNDHYLLLGRMRPGEPVVHYAGAGWTAAGDFRQVEDWWAYLDRFVQRFREPLRVAILTPSTGALRTAPDTYTYAAVVDPAYVGPEGARVDGVRRYRTIGRALADVPADNDAPYVIFVRRGRYHEKLSIDRPFVYLIGEDRETTVLSYDDVAGGPCADSPLRRALLARWQAENRSAQPRQPDRCGTRGSFTLRIAAPAVRVAHLTVENAFDYPAYQDSLRDLQAVAVLIDREADRTVFYDCVIRGYQDTLFVEGNRSYFRNCTILGHVDFIFGGGTAVFEACDLISRDRGRPNNGYVVAPSTPRSRPYGLIFHRCRLLKESPAMAPASVWLGRPWHPSNQPGLVSSNAVFLHCYMDDHIRPEGWTEMHGVDPMGERLFEYGSSGPGAHPDRPQLTAAEAALYAPAHVLAGWTPWRDLV
- a CDS encoding glycoside hydrolase family 88/105 protein, with amino-acid sequence MRWYGRILGIGLGCLLGLIAQAQSPDVRPWSVRMAESAMRQKPLLSERWHYEVGVVLRAFEALWYRTGDARYFEYIRTNIDRFVTPEGAIRTYEKEEYNLDQINTGKLLFLLYEQTGEERYRRAIDTLRDQLRHHPRTSEGGFWHKKIYPYQLWLDGVYMMGPFLVRYGVTFGDAEALDETTHEILLVARYLRDPRTGLYYHGWDEKRQQIWADSITGRSANFWGRGMGWYAMALVDVLDWLPADHPDRPTIIRILQDLAEAVARVQDPVTGLWYQVLDQPAYSGNYLEASASSMFVYALAKGVRKGYLSAKYLEVARRGYRGLVKHLVSVDPDGTVHLNQICAVAGLGGPRQRDGSIEYYLSEPIVSDDPKGVGPFILASLEIEAFEGGALH
- a CDS encoding T9SS type A sorting domain-containing protein; amino-acid sequence: MRTATSAWIGLLVLLLFGAANSRAQELIVEPFNVSGQYLNEVIAGDTTATGERNDPNRVYVLRRNGVYLVNDDIIVRGFDLRLMTEEGEGEKAIIYPVVNTQTGTFAADPIIRMEGNVWIKDVVLVGYLDADPSEVVNIASTIVRTTAPGYDLIMDGVIMSNTRGQHIRTEAAARVIRITNTIFANMGDLGRSNFGAGKAIDLRDTSVDTLFIQNCTFVNFQDRIIRHRSSTAPINNLIFDHNTILNGMSYHGTLALGWVGKSVRITNNLFLDSFVLGADTSDASRQAEFDEHGELYPNGKPRMIWIFSVPNDTTQWVVSNNYWAVSDSVEAFYAKYGDGAGDDGNPDNGTDGDNDIIGPGAPLSYHINSRLGADSVNAFIELEDLQVANRPYISKMLRMAEWYRTQTGRTKATTSFVRELHDFDRKPVTYFMREFDASYPTDSPAYTGAARGFPAGDLNWFPDKKAEWELTAIERQPGNLPVTAFRLHQNYPNPFTRETRITYTLPEPATVTLRVFNLLGQEVARLADGIRQAAGVYTATWDGMDLLGRKAAPGVYFYRLEAGGTVLTRKMLLLPAN
- a CDS encoding TonB-dependent receptor, which codes for MKNWWLALSLTLGALTAVPAALAQGTVYGVVTDSLTGEALPGANVYLVGTGKGSATDLEGRYRITGIAPGTYTLRVSYLSYQTRELPLRIQDGETIVLNIALVPESIGGEEIVIVGQVEGQVAAINQQLNANTIVNVVSEEKIQELPDANAAEALGRLPGVAVQRSGGEANKIVLRGLSDRFTTITVDGVRLAATDADARGLDLSTISQSSLAGIELYKALTPDKDADAIAGSVNLVTRKAPEQRLVRFDVRGAYNQLNQTWGQYDLSARYGERFWRKRLGVQLIGSLERRDRSREYYDLAYDMGLAGGTDYEISDIELNFRNEIRTRQGVSLLLDLDTPDGGTIRFNNVFNATQRSFIDYYRNYPTEGSEMFYGARDREQNIYTFTSALRGEQYLKGWQLNWGASYARSQSHDPFDFDISFTEPSATDPQGNPIAGMGRIPPEELKGPPESIISHALNNFERAYFYTAFYREEENREGETTLYLDLARDYALGGGVAGQFKLGGKFRSKTRFRERGELLAPYYNEAFPRYVRTADGQVVPKDFTGTPFEQLQMVGDRLLVTNFLGANPEDRDLFDRFRLYPMIDRDLLRTWWDLNRDGFSDQAGTNPEFERNLEADAYFYDLTERVSAAYVMNTLHFGPRVSLIAGVRVERENNDYLTRYTPDDLSGFPVPKGAYRDTSSTFSETIWLPNVHLTLRPTDFLTVRLAAYKALARPNYNQRLPSFVARKAGTFYPGNSLFVGNPDLKAAQAWNYEVNVALYDGRFGLFSVSAFYKDIKNMYHQINGAFFDAASADSLFDRLGINVTSPFQNEGFALTYPYNSSKPTRVWGVEIEHQANFLFLPGVLRNLVLTYNLSFIRSETYIPGTQTEEYCEEILPGICVPKLRYHFVERKHKLERQPDFLSNVAIGYDYRGFSARLSMFHQGEFNTRFSPNGRDDRVVKSFTRWDLALRQQIRPNLYVLLNVNNLTNVEEGTIVLNRVQGWRLPNDREIYGTTVDFGLRLVL